One stretch of Roseovarius mucosus DNA includes these proteins:
- a CDS encoding ABC transporter ATP-binding protein, with protein MADTGNNDAFVAFERVQKSYDGETLVVKDLNLTLPKGEFLTMLGPSGSGKTTCLMMLAGFETATHGEIKLDGVSINNIPPHKRGIGMVFQNYALFPHMTIAENLSFPLEVRKIGKSDREAKVKRALEMVEMGAFGGRRPSQLSGGQQQRVALARALVFEPELVLMDEPLGALDKQLREKMQFEITHLAHNLGITTVYVTHDQTEALTMSDRVAVFNDGRIQQIAPPDELYESPKNSFVAQFIGENNTLEGRVKEIKNGIAVVQLDNGDLIDAKPVNVEKPGDRTLISIRPERVEFNRDRLKPDAHTLKAEVLEFIYMGDIFRTRLRVAGSDDFIIKTRNAPDQRRLQPGEQIEIGWLPEDCRALDAPQV; from the coding sequence TTGGCAGATACCGGGAACAACGATGCGTTCGTTGCGTTTGAACGTGTCCAAAAGAGCTATGACGGCGAAACACTGGTCGTCAAGGATCTGAACCTGACCTTGCCCAAGGGCGAATTTCTGACGATGCTAGGACCGTCGGGGTCGGGCAAAACGACCTGTCTGATGATGCTTGCAGGGTTTGAAACCGCCACCCATGGCGAGATCAAATTGGACGGTGTGAGCATCAACAACATCCCGCCGCACAAACGCGGCATTGGCATGGTGTTCCAGAATTACGCGCTCTTTCCACATATGACGATTGCCGAAAACCTCAGCTTTCCGCTTGAGGTGCGCAAAATCGGCAAGTCCGACCGCGAAGCCAAGGTTAAGCGGGCGCTGGAAATGGTGGAAATGGGTGCCTTTGGCGGGCGTCGTCCGTCGCAGCTGTCTGGGGGCCAACAACAGCGTGTGGCTCTCGCCCGAGCGCTGGTGTTCGAGCCTGAGCTGGTGTTGATGGATGAACCGCTCGGCGCGCTGGACAAGCAATTGCGCGAAAAAATGCAATTCGAAATCACCCATCTTGCGCACAATCTCGGGATCACCACAGTTTATGTGACCCACGATCAGACCGAGGCGCTGACAATGTCTGACCGTGTGGCGGTGTTCAACGATGGCCGCATCCAGCAGATCGCGCCGCCAGATGAATTGTATGAAAGCCCCAAGAACAGCTTTGTCGCGCAGTTCATTGGTGAGAACAACACCCTTGAGGGGCGGGTCAAAGAGATCAAGAACGGTATTGCCGTCGTGCAGCTAGACAACGGCGACCTGATTGATGCCAAGCCCGTCAATGTCGAAAAGCCGGGCGACCGCACGCTGATTTCCATTCGTCCTGAGCGGGTCGAATTCAATCGTGACCGGCTGAAGCCGGATGCGCATACGCTCAAGGCCGAAGTGCTGGAGTTCATCTATATGGGTGACATTTTCCGCACACGGCTCCGGGTGGCTGGGTCTGATGACTTTATCATCAAGACCCGCAACGCCCCCGATCAGCGCCGCCTGCAACCGGGCGAGCAGATCGAGATCGGCTGGTTGCCAGAGGATTGCCGCGCGCTGGATGCGCCCCAAGTATAA
- a CDS encoding extracellular solute-binding protein yields the protein MKLTKTLLATTALTVAAGTAVTAQEMANSMTIVSWGGAYQASQDKAYVQPYLAANPGVTATWDESSAEAVAKLRAMNEAGNITWDLVDVVASDSMRLCDEGLAMEIDHDTMLAAAPDGTSASDDFGDLIVSDCFIPQIVYSTTFGYRTDLVPAGTEPPTSVCDVFDLAKYPGKRSLQKRPIDNMEWALYCDGVAKDEIYDVLGTDEGVERALAKLGTIKDQVVWWSAGAETPQLLADGEVFMGSTFNGRLFSAIAEQNQPIAMLWDMQSFDLDGWIVPAGLPADRLARVMDFLKFGTDTQRLADQAAYISYGPARASSAPLVGKHAELGIDMAPHMPTDPANASNVHIYDYEWWADNRDDLDAKFQSWLAQ from the coding sequence ATGAAACTGACGAAAACCCTGCTCGCGACCACGGCTCTGACCGTTGCTGCGGGCACCGCCGTCACCGCACAGGAAATGGCGAACAGCATGACGATCGTCAGCTGGGGCGGCGCCTATCAGGCGAGCCAAGACAAGGCTTATGTGCAGCCCTACCTTGCTGCTAACCCCGGCGTGACCGCGACTTGGGACGAAAGCTCGGCCGAGGCCGTGGCCAAGCTGCGCGCCATGAACGAGGCAGGCAACATCACTTGGGATCTGGTCGATGTGGTGGCGTCCGACTCGATGCGCCTCTGCGACGAAGGTCTGGCGATGGAAATCGACCACGACACCATGTTGGCCGCGGCCCCCGATGGTACCTCTGCCAGCGATGACTTTGGTGATCTGATTGTCAGCGACTGCTTCATTCCGCAGATCGTTTACTCGACCACCTTCGGCTATCGCACTGATCTTGTGCCTGCCGGCACCGAGCCGCCGACCAGCGTTTGCGACGTGTTCGACCTTGCCAAGTATCCGGGCAAGCGGTCGCTGCAAAAGCGCCCGATCGACAACATGGAATGGGCGCTTTACTGCGACGGCGTTGCCAAGGACGAGATTTACGACGTTCTGGGCACCGACGAGGGCGTCGAGCGCGCGCTGGCCAAACTGGGCACCATCAAGGACCAAGTCGTCTGGTGGTCTGCCGGTGCGGAAACCCCGCAGCTTCTGGCGGATGGCGAAGTGTTCATGGGTTCGACATTCAACGGTCGCCTGTTCTCGGCCATTGCTGAACAGAACCAGCCCATCGCAATGCTGTGGGACATGCAGTCGTTTGACCTTGATGGCTGGATTGTTCCCGCCGGTCTGCCCGCAGACCGTCTGGCGCGCGTGATGGACTTCCTCAAGTTCGGCACCGACACCCAGCGTCTTGCTGATCAGGCGGCGTATATCTCCTACGGTCCGGCGCGTGCGTCTTCGGCACCGTTGGTAGGCAAGCACGCCGAGCTTGGCATCGACATGGCGCCGCATATGCCGACCGATCCGGCAAATGCCTCCAACGTTCACATCTATGACTACGAATGGTGGGCTGACAACCGTGACGATCTGGACGCCAAGTTCCAGTCGTGGCTGGCCCAGTAA
- a CDS encoding ABC transporter permease — protein sequence MSDSTNTGPMLAADGTPLKRSLRRALRAQKMRALALIAPLLLFVLLTFIAPIIDMLFRSVENQIVGNTLPMTVEELRDWDSGDAPDEQVFRALFFDLFLAAEAKEHTKLGSRLNYEKSGISSLFRTSGRDMSDVGEVFQDALLEVDPAFDEAATWVEMMSGGAGAEPNERLMSNQIALLEALEATEFSGDAEFQPGAAISDILPNTARAYSAFAAFTQFVDGKSVTKEEPWEAVHAALALDLEDPATKTAIETYAGPGGDLLRAAAAAQLPPVAMREAFFESNKEWANVTFWETIKTYSPPYTTGYFLNAVDMEKTPQGIALRSEDERIYGILFQRTMFMSLMITFSCVALGYPVAWILANLPSRTANLLMILVLLPFWTSLLVRTSAWKVMLQQQGVINDVLVWLGLVADESRLVMINNQFGTIVAMTHILLPFMILPMYSVMQTIPPTYLRAAKSLGANNWTAFWRVYFPQSVPGIGAGSILVFILAIGYYITPEIVGGTTGTFISNRIAYHISSSLNWGLAAALGTILLAVVLILYWAYDKIVGIDNVKLG from the coding sequence ATGAGCGATAGCACCAACACCGGCCCGATGCTTGCCGCCGATGGCACGCCTCTGAAACGCAGCCTGCGCCGCGCTTTGCGCGCTCAGAAGATGCGAGCGCTGGCGCTGATCGCCCCCCTGTTGCTCTTTGTTCTGCTCACCTTCATCGCGCCGATCATTGATATGCTGTTCCGTTCTGTCGAGAACCAGATCGTGGGCAATACACTGCCAATGACTGTCGAGGAGTTGCGGGATTGGGATTCCGGCGATGCCCCCGACGAGCAGGTGTTCCGCGCCTTGTTCTTTGACCTTTTCCTTGCTGCCGAGGCCAAGGAACACACCAAGCTGGGCAGCCGTCTGAACTACGAGAAAAGCGGCATTTCCTCGCTCTTCCGCACGTCTGGGCGTGACATGAGCGACGTTGGAGAGGTGTTCCAAGACGCATTGCTCGAGGTTGATCCCGCCTTTGACGAGGCCGCGACATGGGTCGAGATGATGTCGGGTGGGGCTGGGGCAGAGCCCAATGAACGGCTGATGTCCAATCAGATTGCCCTCCTAGAAGCGCTGGAAGCCACAGAATTTAGTGGAGATGCCGAATTTCAGCCCGGTGCTGCGATTTCCGACATTCTACCCAATACGGCACGTGCCTATTCGGCCTTTGCGGCCTTTACCCAGTTTGTCGATGGCAAGAGCGTAACCAAGGAAGAGCCATGGGAGGCAGTTCATGCCGCCTTGGCGCTGGACCTTGAAGACCCGGCTACGAAAACGGCCATAGAGACCTATGCCGGACCCGGTGGCGATCTCTTGCGTGCTGCGGCAGCGGCGCAGTTGCCGCCTGTTGCGATGCGCGAAGCCTTTTTCGAGTCGAACAAGGAATGGGCAAATGTGACATTCTGGGAAACCATCAAGACCTATTCGCCGCCCTATACCACCGGCTATTTCCTCAACGCTGTTGATATGGAAAAGACGCCCCAAGGTATCGCCTTGCGCAGCGAAGATGAGCGTATTTATGGCATCCTCTTCCAGCGCACGATGTTCATGTCGCTGATGATTACCTTTTCCTGTGTTGCTTTGGGCTATCCCGTGGCGTGGATTCTGGCAAATCTGCCGTCACGCACCGCGAACCTTCTGATGATCCTTGTCCTGCTGCCATTCTGGACGTCGCTTTTGGTGCGCACCAGCGCGTGGAAGGTGATGTTGCAGCAACAAGGGGTTATCAACGACGTTCTGGTCTGGCTGGGGCTGGTCGCAGATGAGAGCCGATTGGTTATGATCAACAATCAATTCGGCACCATCGTAGCGATGACCCATATTCTGCTGCCCTTCATGATCCTGCCGATGTATTCGGTGATGCAGACCATTCCGCCGACCTATCTGCGCGCCGCCAAATCGCTGGGGGCGAACAATTGGACGGCGTTCTGGCGGGTCTACTTTCCGCAATCGGTGCCGGGCATCGGCGCGGGCTCGATCCTCGTCTTCATCCTTGCCATCGGGTATTACATCACGCCTGAGATTGTGGGCGGCACCACCGGCACGTTCATTTCGAACCGGATCGCCTATCACATCTCGTCCTCGCTCAATTGGGGCTTGGCGGCGGCGCTTGGCACGATCCTGCTTGCCGTGGTCCTCATTCTCTACTGGGCCTATGACAAGATCGTCGGCATCGACAACGTGAAGCTGGGGTAA